Within Conexibacter woesei DSM 14684, the genomic segment CGAGGCGGTGGCAGCGGTCCTGGGCGGGCGTGCGGCGGCGTCGGTCGTCAACGCGGACGCGCTTGCCGCGCGAGCGGCGTAGCCGGTCGGCTACGCGCTCGGCGAGGCCGCGTCCTCGCTGAGCGCCGCCGCCAGGCGCTCAGAGACGACGTCGAGGGTGTGCTGGAGATGCGACGCCATCGCCTCCCGCGCGCGCGGCCCGTCGTGTGCCGCGAGCGCGGCGAAGATCGCCTCGTGCTCGGCCTGCGTCTCGCTCGAGTCGGGCACCTCCATCGCGAACAGCGTCGCGTAGGCGCGTGCAGCCGCGCGGAGGTCCTCGATCATCGCCAGCAGCTTCGCGCGGTGCGCCGCGCGGTAGATCCGCAGATGGAATCTGTGGTTGAGCGGGAGGTACTGCAGCGAGTCGGTGGTGTCGCGCATCTCGTCCAGGCAGGAGCGCAGGTCGCGCAGGTCGCGCTCGTCGAGCTGCTCGGCCGCCAGCTCGGCCGCAAGCGGCTCGAGCGCGATCCGCAGCTCGTAGTTCTCCCTCAGGTCGGTGACCGTCGGGCGGAAGACGACGACGCCCTTGTACTGGTCGCCCGTCACCAGCCCCTCGCGCTGCAGCGCGATGAACGCCTCACGCACCGGTGTCGTGCTGACACCGAAGCGCGCCGCGACGTTCTGCTGCCGCAGACGCTCGCCCGGTTCGAGCACACCCTGAAGGATCTCGTTTCGGAGACGCTCGGTTACGGCCTGAGCGCGTGTGAGGCCTGCCACGAGTTCGTCCACATAGTGCACAATACATTGCGGCGCGGGGGTCGGGCGCGCTCGGGAGCACGGCGTCGGCACGGTATGAGGCGGGCTGCGAGGGCATTCGCTCCGCAGCGGGTGCCGGCCGTCTCGAGGTCAGACCAGCCTGAGCTGGATGTCGACGCCGGTCGGCAGGCCGTCGAGCCGCTGGAGGGCGTTGACGGTCGCGGGCGTGGCGTCGCGGATCTCGATCAGGCGCTTGTGGGTGCGGATCTCGAAGTGCTCCTTCTGGTCCTGGAGCGTCGGTCCGGTCAGGACGGCCCAGCGCCGCGTGCGGGTGGGCAGGCGGATCGGGCCGCTCACTCTCGCTCCGGTCCGCTGCGCCGTCTCGATGATCCGGTCCTGCGCCTGCTCGACCATCGTCGTGTCGTAGCCCTTCAGGCGGATGCGGATCTTGGATGGCAGCGGCTGGGACACGCGGAGTCCTCGGGTCGGGAGGTGGAGCGGCCATTCCAGCCGGAGGGCGGCGAGCGGGACAGCACGAGCGGCTATTCACGCCATCGGGAAGAGGCGGGTGATCAATCGCGTCGATGACGCCATCGGCGACGCCGGCTGTCGTCGCGAGCCGATCCGCGTCATCCTGTGGCGCTGCTCGCGTCGCGCCGGGGAGCCCTCCGGCCGGGAAGGGACCCCTGCATGAACCTGCGCCATCTCACGACGTTCGTCACCATCGTCGAGAGCGGCACGCTCACCGAGGCGGCGCGTCGCCTGTACAAGACGCAGGGCGCCGTCTCGCACGATCTCAAGGAGCTGGAGTCCGCGCTCGGGCTCGCGCTGATCGACCGCTCGGGCCAGCGGATCCAGGTGACCGCCGCCGGCGAGACGCTGCTGCCGGTCATCACCGACGTGCTGCGCCGTGTGCGCGAGGTCGAGCGCGTCGGCCGGAAGCTGCGCGAGGGCGAGCTGGGCGTGGTGCGCGTCGGCACGCTGCCGTCGCTCGGGACGTTCGTGCTCGCCCATCTCGTCGAGTTCCAGCGCTCCTTCCCGGACGTCCGCTTCACGCTCTTCACCGAGCTGCAGACGGTGCTCGCCGACTGGCTCGCCGACGGGCGGATCGACCTCGTGCTCGCCCAACCCGAGCTGTCGTCGCGGCTGGAGGCGCACACGCTCGACGCCGAGGAGGCGTACGTCGTCGTCCCCAGCGACGACCCGCTTGCCGAGCGCGACACCGTCTGCGCCGAGGACCTCGTCGGGCGCCCGTTCATCGGGTTCGTGCGGGACACGCAGTCGACCCGCCTGGCGGAGGAGTTCTTCCGTCCGGTCGGCCGCTATCCGGACCCCGCGATCGAGGTCGAGGACTTCCGCCTGATGGCCGGGTTGATACGCCAGCGCCTCGGGATCGGGTTGATGCCAGCCTCCGCGCTCGTCGCCGAGGCGCCGGACGACCTGATCGGACTGCGCACCTCGCCGGCGCTGTCGCGGCCGCTCGTGCTGCTCACCGACATCCGCCAGCGCGACTCCTCCTCGGTGACGGCGCTGCGCGACCAGCTGCTCGAACGCTGGCGCGCCCCGGTGTACGGCGCGCCCGCCGGGGGCGCCGCCGCTCAGTAGTCCTCGGGTGAGAACGGCGCGCGCTCGCCGCGGAAGATCGCCGTCGCGCGCTCGATCGCGCCCGGCGTCAGCGACTCGACGCGTCCCGCGCGCTCCAGGTCGAGGAAGGTGAAGCCGCCGAGGTAGACGGTCGCGAGGTCGGCGACGGCGAGCCGCAGGTCGGCCGGCGCGTCGCCGGCCGGCGTCACGCCCGCCTGCCCGTCCCTGACCTCGAGCCGCCAACGGCCCGCGTTCCACGCGCAGAAACCGTCTTCGACCTCCAGCGTCAGCACGCCGTCGAGCGCGTAGCGGCGCCCCGCGAGCGCGGCGGGCACGTCGACGAGCCGCACGAACAGCCCGTCCTTGACGCGCATCCGCAGCCGCGCCGGCTCGCTCGCGAGCAGCAGCAGCGGGTGATCGGGCGCGACGTGCGGCGCCCGCACGCGGCCGACGAGGTCCATCGCCAGCAGGTAGCGCCACAGCTGCCGGCACGCCGCGGGCGAGCAGGCCATCTCCTCCTGCAGGTGCAGGACGCCGTCGGGGTAGCCGTCCGGCGACGCGTTCTCGATCCGGTAGAGCGCGTATGCCTCCGGGCGGCCGTCGCGCTCGATCACCGCGCGCTGAAGCGGGCCGCCGCCGCCGCGATAGCCCTCCTCGTCCGGGAGCGTCTTGTGCTCCCACCAGCCGCGCGTGCGCGAGTGGAAGCCCGGCGTGACGTCGCGCACGCGGTCGTAGACCCGCGGCAGCAGCGCAAGCGCCTCGTCGTGGCCGACGAGGCGGATCCGGCCGCCGTCCTCGCCGGGGACACGGACGCCGTGCGCGTCGACGCTCGCCGCCACGGTCCCGAGCCCGTAGCCGTAGCGCCCGTAGATCTCGGCCTCGGTCGCCTGCAGCACCGCGAGCGGCTCGCCCCAGGCGCGCACGTCGTCGAGCTGGCGGCGCATCAGCGCGGTCAGGATCCCGCGCCGGCGGTAGGCGGGGGAGACGCCGACCTCCGTCACGCCGGCGGCGGGCAGCTCCCCACCGGGGACCGACAAGGCGAAGGAGGCCGCGGCGACCGTCGCGACCGGCGTCGTGCCGTCGTACGCCGCGAGATTGCGCGACGGGTCGAGGTAGCCGCGGAAGTGCGGCAGCTCGTCGGGGTCGACCGCGGCGCCGAAGGCGGTCGCGGTCGCGGCGGCCCACGCCTCCAGCTCGTTGGCGCGCGGCGGCCGCACGTCGATCGCGGACGCGTGCGCGCCGCCGTCCCGAGG encodes:
- a CDS encoding GntR family transcriptional regulator → MPTPCSRARPTPAPQCIVHYVDELVAGLTRAQAVTERLRNEILQGVLEPGERLRQQNVAARFGVSTTPVREAFIALQREGLVTGDQYKGVVVFRPTVTDLRENYELRIALEPLAAELAAEQLDERDLRDLRSCLDEMRDTTDSLQYLPLNHRFHLRIYRAAHRAKLLAMIEDLRAAARAYATLFAMEVPDSSETQAEHEAIFAALAAHDGPRAREAMASHLQHTLDVVSERLAAALSEDAASPSA
- the rpsJ gene encoding 30S ribosomal protein S10; this encodes MSQPLPSKIRIRLKGYDTTMVEQAQDRIIETAQRTGARVSGPIRLPTRTRRWAVLTGPTLQDQKEHFEIRTHKRLIEIRDATPATVNALQRLDGLPTGVDIQLRLV
- a CDS encoding LysR family transcriptional regulator, whose product is MNLRHLTTFVTIVESGTLTEAARRLYKTQGAVSHDLKELESALGLALIDRSGQRIQVTAAGETLLPVITDVLRRVREVERVGRKLREGELGVVRVGTLPSLGTFVLAHLVEFQRSFPDVRFTLFTELQTVLADWLADGRIDLVLAQPELSSRLEAHTLDAEEAYVVVPSDDPLAERDTVCAEDLVGRPFIGFVRDTQSTRLAEEFFRPVGRYPDPAIEVEDFRLMAGLIRQRLGIGLMPASALVAEAPDDLIGLRTSPALSRPLVLLTDIRQRDSSSVTALRDQLLERWRAPVYGAPAGGAAAQ
- a CDS encoding GNAT family N-acetyltransferase, with the translated sequence MSSRTPPPAPRPPRDGGAHASAIDVRPPRANELEAWAAATATAFGAAVDPDELPHFRGYLDPSRNLAAYDGTTPVATVAAASFALSVPGGELPAAGVTEVGVSPAYRRRGILTALMRRQLDDVRAWGEPLAVLQATEAEIYGRYGYGLGTVAASVDAHGVRVPGEDGGRIRLVGHDEALALLPRVYDRVRDVTPGFHSRTRGWWEHKTLPDEEGYRGGGGPLQRAVIERDGRPEAYALYRIENASPDGYPDGVLHLQEEMACSPAACRQLWRYLLAMDLVGRVRAPHVAPDHPLLLLASEPARLRMRVKDGLFVRLVDVPAALAGRRYALDGVLTLEVEDGFCAWNAGRWRLEVRDGQAGVTPAGDAPADLRLAVADLATVYLGGFTFLDLERAGRVESLTPGAIERATAIFRGERAPFSPEDY